The Mucilaginibacter mallensis genome has a segment encoding these proteins:
- a CDS encoding Rid family detoxifying hydrolase produces MKNYTIALLFLLVISVSSNAQNTTMNTTQLAENTVRNFLEIVRSGKSPERASEFMADSVKAHQLNAEHPETITRTPENYTQHVNEFLQGYGHYQFEVTELIASNDKVYARWKQTGNQTGDVDGFKPTGLPVTEIGSAVYRVAGGKIVEYWVQIDRKGTEIQQQNNSSVKSGSSKAGLPFPDAYISGDVLYISGQIGIDHTGELVNTGFEAEATQVMENLGNVLRKNRLHYKDLVNVTIYLTSMDNYAALNKVYSNYFGKKFPARVCIAVKELPRQAHVEIAAVADFNN; encoded by the coding sequence ATGAAAAATTACACCATTGCTCTCTTGTTTTTATTGGTGATATCAGTAAGCAGTAACGCACAAAATACAACTATGAATACTACACAATTAGCAGAAAACACGGTAAGGAATTTCCTTGAAATTGTTCGTTCCGGGAAATCGCCCGAAAGAGCTTCAGAATTTATGGCAGATTCGGTAAAAGCGCACCAGCTTAATGCGGAGCATCCGGAAACCATTACCAGAACACCGGAAAATTATACCCAGCATGTCAATGAATTCCTGCAAGGTTATGGCCATTACCAGTTTGAGGTAACTGAACTCATCGCCAGCAATGACAAGGTTTATGCCCGCTGGAAACAAACCGGGAATCAGACAGGTGATGTTGATGGATTTAAACCCACGGGATTACCGGTAACTGAGATAGGGAGCGCGGTTTATAGGGTGGCTGGCGGAAAGATAGTTGAATACTGGGTACAGATTGACCGGAAAGGTACAGAAATCCAGCAGCAGAATAATAGCAGCGTTAAGTCCGGTTCAAGCAAAGCCGGTTTACCTTTCCCGGATGCTTACATTTCCGGAGATGTATTATATATATCCGGCCAGATAGGAATAGACCATACCGGTGAACTGGTAAACACAGGGTTTGAAGCCGAAGCAACGCAGGTGATGGAAAATCTTGGCAATGTGTTGCGGAAAAACAGGCTTCATTACAAAGACCTGGTTAATGTAACGATATACCTTACAAGTATGGATAACTACGCTGCACTCAATAAAGTTTACAGCAACTATTTCGGCAAGAAATTCCCGGCGAGGGTATGTATTGCTGTTAAGGAGTTACCACGCCAGGCACATGTTGAAATTGCGGCAGTAGCAGATTTTAATAACTGA
- a CDS encoding TetR/AcrR family transcriptional regulator, protein MQNKIKLRDRIIGVASDLFHRQGYNQTGVNQIIAEADIAYASLYNNFSSKNDLLIAYLEKQSVDFFDRFDSFSKGISKPKEKLFKLIDYRVELQKPDFLGCPFTKIIAEIGTADSKVHRIVEQHKDKQRKHLYELLMQIECTDLLDKRVLSDSLFLMIEGATVNSTVSRNFAPIENVRNFLMKIII, encoded by the coding sequence ATGCAAAACAAGATCAAATTAAGGGACAGAATAATTGGTGTTGCAAGCGACCTCTTTCACCGCCAGGGATACAACCAGACGGGTGTTAATCAGATTATAGCCGAAGCTGACATTGCTTATGCTTCCCTTTACAATAATTTTTCATCCAAAAATGATTTGCTAATAGCCTATCTGGAAAAACAGTCAGTTGATTTTTTTGATAGGTTTGATAGTTTCAGCAAGGGTATCAGCAAACCGAAGGAAAAACTATTTAAATTAATTGATTACAGGGTTGAACTACAAAAGCCTGATTTTCTGGGCTGCCCTTTTACAAAAATCATTGCTGAAATAGGAACGGCAGATTCTAAAGTGCACCGGATTGTTGAACAGCACAAGGACAAACAAAGAAAGCATCTGTACGAATTACTTATGCAAATTGAATGCACTGACCTATTAGACAAACGGGTGCTCTCTGACAGCTTATTTCTAATGATTGAGGGGGCAACCGTAAATTCTACAGTCAGCAGAAATTTCGCACCAATCGAAAATGTCAGAAATTTTCTGATGAAAATAATAATCTAA
- a CDS encoding alpha/beta fold hydrolase — MISANETFNGSFPFTPNFSIAPGFKMHYVDEGKGPVIVCLHGEPTWGYLFRHLIHQLSGTHRVIVPDHMGFGKSETPADRTYWLQDHINNLEKFILDLNLHDITLIINDFGGPVGMGFAARHPERVVRIISVNGPTPFGQPDLGQLFEANMKVSPWFQWILQAEKNGNLESVLNELHYNILSTLKLNGFEQNDLITDEWLKAYRSPFTSSGECLGAIGWAKGLAGGKHQFEEPTQQVKVQIGKLPAMAIWGKADRTLQSRYFLPLFQSVFPEGLIYELEKAGHYSLEDAPEVIGLLIRQFIQLT; from the coding sequence ATGATATCAGCTAACGAAACTTTCAATGGAAGCTTTCCATTTACACCTAATTTTTCAATTGCACCGGGATTTAAAATGCATTATGTAGATGAGGGCAAAGGCCCGGTGATTGTCTGCCTGCATGGAGAACCAACCTGGGGATATCTGTTCCGGCACCTGATCCATCAGCTTTCGGGTACCCACCGGGTAATTGTACCGGATCATATGGGTTTCGGAAAAAGCGAAACGCCAGCCGACAGAACCTATTGGCTTCAGGACCATATCAACAACCTGGAAAAATTCATCCTTGATCTCAATCTTCATGACATCACACTCATTATAAATGATTTTGGCGGACCTGTGGGGATGGGTTTTGCAGCCAGACACCCCGAACGGGTTGTCCGGATCATTAGCGTGAATGGTCCTACCCCGTTTGGCCAGCCAGATTTAGGCCAGCTTTTTGAAGCAAATATGAAGGTGTCTCCCTGGTTTCAATGGATTTTGCAGGCAGAAAAAAATGGCAATCTTGAATCTGTTTTGAATGAACTGCATTATAATATACTGAGCACATTAAAATTGAACGGCTTTGAGCAAAATGATTTAATAACTGACGAATGGCTTAAAGCATACCGGTCGCCTTTTACCAGCTCCGGGGAGTGCCTTGGTGCGATTGGATGGGCAAAAGGATTGGCAGGTGGAAAACATCAGTTTGAAGAACCTACTCAGCAGGTTAAAGTGCAGATCGGCAAACTACCGGCAATGGCTATCTGGGGCAAAGCCGATAGAACGTTGCAATCCCGTTATTTTCTTCCACTCTTTCAATCAGTATTTCCCGAAGGGTTGATATACGAACTGGAAAAGGCCGGTCATTATAGTTTAGAGGATGCTCCTGAAGTGATTGGTTTATTAATTCGCCAGTTCATACAGCTCACTTAG